The genome window AATTTCTGAAAACGATGCACACAGCCCCCTGAAGTTTCCCAACTTTGCAGTTTAAACCTTGACgttttaaaatcttttaaaaagttttatttctttaaatttaatttcgaaaatcatttattttaatttccaaaaattgtttttaattatttattaattcaaaaataaatttgatttaatttattaattaattttaattagtaattaattataataattagtcaattaatttaattattaattgattaattgttttaattaattattaattgattttaattaatttattaattagatttaattattttaaataattttaaatgattttaaaattccgaaaaatagtttcgagctttaaaatattattttaaaatatgattgaagctcgttaattgatttcaaaggatttcggacttgatttcgagtatccaaaaattgattatttatttataaaatgattctttgacccgttttaattccgaaaaatgtttaaaaattcataataaataccagaaaaatccgtGTGCCTTCAaacttcttttgaaaaatatattttattaaatattttatgcgATATGTGCTATGTGCTATCTAATTGACATGTTATGTGTCtacgtgattgatataaaattgtttttgacatatcttttgatccgtaaatcggatttgggtgaaacgaagggtagatagaagctcgtttcgaatgtaagatgatgagaatagtatgagatcacctattgataattagttgtgatgattagcagagaagcgaggcgtaataaaagggaaagcaagtggatatagaatagtatatcgagcaggagcgattgaaatttgaaatcgtcagtataaggcaagtttccttgatactttccttcaatcatatatatatgatccttgATGTGATTGCTTTGCTAGCTTTCTAATTCACTCATGACACTTATTGAGCCATATCATGAATTGTTTAATTCATCGATTCTTAAACCATCAACCAGATTCTTTGACTATCACTTGAACTATTCATTCATTGATTCTTGAGCCATTAACTTGATTCTTTGATATCTATTTTGGAAACCTTATTCAATTGTAACCCTTCAAACCTTGAGATTTTTGGATAACTACCATATAAACCTTATTTCAATGTTTTGACACACCTTTGATATCCAAACCAATTGACTGGAAGTCAATCATACCTGGAATACCATACACCCCACAATTGTTTATTCCTTTGCAATAACCTAATTTCTTTGGAATTGAAAACACCCTTTGACATGTGAATCCTTTAATAAAACCAGAAACCTTCTTTCATACAAACCATGATTATTGTTACCCTTGAAATCCAgatatgctatatctgatcCATTGACTCGTGGAATGATTCCTAATTCTTATTTTAGAATATCTTGAAGATGCTTCTGAATTGTATTttgcttctgcttcaaagttTAATCATGTTATTACTGATTctgtttattgaattatattgcTGCTCATCCTGATTCataatagaattggatagttttcttaaatggaccaaatgaatggtcagaccagatgagtggtcactttaggccaatgtgtgccttggatccagtaaacgagcatggcggggcctgctcggggttagtgtctgactgatcagcagcctaacctttggtttttaaaaataaaaatttaatatccaattctaattgaaactctaaaaagaaactttgacattgagattgattctattaaatattgatttccatcatcttttgataaatgtttaaatggatattgttatacttgctgagcttgtcaGCTCATTCTTGCGATactctatgttctttccagtgaaagcagagaaggttggtagcgatgaccctcaggctagtggtaaggccaggattccaggctgagagatggaTAGAGCTATCGGCAGCACTTgatgtttatatatgtattagtttgaGTTTCCAGATACGAATattgtgtaagcttgtaagaatttaagattatattttgggatttgggttgtaataattaaagttgtgttgtggcttgttttatactttaacctgttgcgatccatggacagttaagggtcactgtatatattatattattaattacaggTGGATGTTAaggtgtggaccccaaacttctgacccgggtttggagggcgccacatgctaggttccaagctgatcctaaagaatcacatcttatagccgtcaaaagaatctttagatatcttaagggtacacctggtttaggtatttggtaccctaagaatactggttttgacttaaccggctatacagattttgattatgcaggatgcaggattgataggaaaagtacgtctagaagctgtcaatttctagttAGTCGGTtagtttcctggtacagcaagaagcagcactccgtgtctacttctactgctgaagctgagtatatagctgctggaagctgctgtgctcggatactgtggatcagaaaccaacaGAAtaattatggtatttctgtcgacaaaattccaatattttgtgacaacacaagtgccatagctatttccaacaatccggttcaacattccagaatcaagcacatagatatcaggtatcattttattcgagaatatgtcatgaatggtacagtggtgttacattttgtacccacgactgatcaaatcgctgacatcttcactaaacctcttgatgaatccactttctctaagttggtttgtgagctagggatgttaaatatgacatgagtctcattgtatatatttttaatatgctttatatatttttatgtaattttgtgaattttctatgtaattataggtattttatcagattttatatgattgtctttatattatttgataattatctatgtaattatgcatgtttatatgtttatctgtaattttctaaaagcctgattactcccctgtattattctctaagctTTCAgacaattatttgtatttattttgtatttttcaaaattaattaagcataaatatttgaatttaagttaattcatttttatgaattaaagttaagttcataagtatttatatttaattaaagttgaattttacaaaatatatgtgtattatataatattgttgttatatttaatttttgatttaatgtgcaaaatattttatcttttaaaataaatcaaaaatcataattttactatttttctttatttttctggATGAAAattgcggcaagacaatctaattgattgtcttaccgaaatttttatacagttttcttttattttgtttatttgtgatgcggcaagacaatctcatctATTGTCTTaccgtaatttatttttttttaaaaaaaatttacacggcaagacaatcttatgcattgtcttaccgtgtttgGCTTACTCTGTATGCTTCTTTATGCGGCGAGACAATCAgcctaattgtcttaccgagttttgaaacagcaagacaatcagcttgattgtcttaccgcatttcAAAACCCCGTAAGACAATATAAGTAATTGTCTTGTCCATCTTCACTTCATCTTCTACATTCAAATACATAACTGCCATTATACACGCACTCGAGCTTtcgatttttcaagtttttcgcGCAAAACTTGCTGATTCTTGCGTAGTTTTTCAAGTCTTAGGATTATAAACTTGCTAGTTTTGATTTTAAGCCCTAAATCTACCGAAACACTGCCGTTTTTTCGACTCAAAACCCTTAGTTTTCGAACTCGTTTGCTGCGTTTTGGGACTTAATCGAACTGGTTTTGTGTTGTTTGTGTGCCTTCGAACTGATTTGAAGCGATTTCTGCCGTTTTAACCTTGATTTTGGAGTTGGATTTCGAAAACCTTAAGCCAATTTTTGGGCATTTCGAATTTTGGGGATTATTTGGTGATAATTcgaattatttcgaattttggAGACTATTTAGAACCCTTGCTTGCTTGGATTGGATTTTGGATTTGCAaccttaaattaattaaattttaattcggaattaattaatatttcgaattattaattaattaatcgatcattaaattaattattacgtgaactttgcgagacatttgagaattagtattttatttgaaaaattctggCTTAATTCACcatttaattaacaaaatggttggtaaattcaaaatcatggagacgaactacaatggATAACAAGACCCTGAAGCTGTTCCTGCCCGATTCAGACCCTGGGTCAAATTTCTGAACGAGCAATGCCTGGCCAGTACCGCTATTACTGCTTCAGCAGATATTCAAGTTCAACCATTGTATGATTTCTACTCCACTGCTCTGAACACTACCCTTCTGGACAATCACAGAATTACAGGAGATATAAGGGTATGAGATGTTAATGGACGCAGGACGATCACAATTactgctgatgatgtgaatcgtgTTTTGGGTTTCCCCCGAACAAACTTTGTTGATGCTCCCGAAGAACCTGAGTTGATGCAGTTCTTCGAGACTATTTTATATCAAGGGCAACTTCATTTGTCCAAGATGACGAAAGGGAAACTAAAGCTAGAATGGGAGATTTTCTTCGACACGCTTGCAAAGGTGTTCTCTCCCACTGACAGGAGGAATTTTCATAACATATCCAATATACTGCAAGTATTTGGAGTATGTATTGATTTCAATCGTCCAATTGATTTTGGAAAAATCATTATGAAGGAGATTCTGAGAAAGCTGGAACCACTTGCAAGTCGGAATGTGGAAAAAATGgaaaaagttgaatgcttttatccACGATTCCTTATGTTGCTCTTGAATGATATGATGACGGAGGCTgacaagaacttctacttcaatgcTAAGAGGGTAAATGTCAAACAGACGAGCATCAAGCTGATCAACAAGCTTGCGAAGGCCACGAAGTTCAACAACATTCCACTTATTGTCACTCCTTTAATTTGAGAAAGGTTCAATGCTCAgattgttccttatcaagttcaagtggatcaaccacaacaacatcaacaacaacagcagaaACAACAACAAGATCAACAACTACAACTCCAACTCCAACAAccacctcaaccacaaccatcACCACATCACACCCCTGAACCATCACCTGAACCATCACCTTAACCATCACCTGCTCAATCAcctatccatcaacaacaacaccaatcatttgaagatgagcctctacaGTATGATTTCTTCGACGCTCAGCCATCTTCATTTGAACCCACTTTACCAATCACCcaaacacaatactctccaccAACACAAtaaacctcacaaccactaccatCAGATTCTGCTATCAACCCTGATCTTCAGGCCTTCCAAGATGACtcacaggtagctcaggtactttctaaacTTACATCTACCTTTAATGTTGATAActctgattatggttgtgactttgacttgttttgccAGCCTGcgagcaatgaacctgacaagacacaggttcataaccctgCTGATGATTTTGTTCAACACACTATTTCTTCTCTAAACACAACAACCATCACAACTACGAAACCTGTTCGCAAAGTTGCCCGGAAACAGAGTGGGAGTATTTTTGTGtctgaacccgcagctctgtcttccctAAAGAAGCAAAAGGTGGAAAcctcggagacaactgcagccacatccttgccttcccaaaagggcttggattctgatatggcaatacagtctctggattcattctctcaactgaatgaagccattgaagttgaccgtccagccacagtatcctgtacagagtctagcactgctctagcactcacgctagtgcaaaatcaatccgatacacaggttactacactttctgagagcacagtttttcaaaataaagttactatttatgaaaactttaccgatcactctttctttcatgatcaggaactgtttggcaatgtgcaagtagatttgccgtcactggcttccggaggacaatttgttacTCCACTATACCTTTGAACCCAtatcagggaacattggtagtatacacaggtacagctggatgTGTGAATGATACGAATGATgtgaggcaaacaccgagcgatacacatgcacgtgaggctagtgaaacagctctgagtgtacgtgaggtgagtgcacacactgacccggctctgtttgaggaaagAATGTCAcggttacaagctgaacttgctagaatgattgctgagaatgaaagaCTGAAAGGCGCACAACTTGTCACCTtggaaaagaaagtggaagaggaGCCATCTAGCACTTATAGAGATGAGCTCAGGGCTGAGATTCGGGAAATGTCTCTCCAGATGAGGTCCAACCATGAGCTATACATGGCCAAGTTTGCTGAAGTTGATCAAACTCTGGCTGAACTGCTTAGTCACGTGAAATCTTCTAAGTCAACAGCTCAGGAATCTcaagaggatccctcaactaagggggagaataggaACAAAGGAGGAGATGACAAAGGAAACAACTCCAACCAAAGTAACAAGGGGAACACAAATACcaatacttctgattctgcacctggcagagatactgaaaagtcaaaaggcaaacaacccatgcatcaacaagAAGATGTATTCAACTCTGATAACTATGATGTTTATCCTAAAgagatggatgatgatgatgtgtttgatgccacatACTGCCAGAATCATGAAGATGGTGCATTTGATGAAGCCTATTTGTTCCAGACTAAGGAGGAAGCTGTGGAACTAGAACATGAGGAGCTTGTGAGAAAGTTTAAgctggaaaatgaagctagaaagagaaagctcagggactttcaaaACCTTCTGGAGGACAACCTTATTACTGAAGACGAGATCAAGAgagaaaaacagaaaatctatgatgctgcctgtgtgcagaagaatcttgatgttaagcacaaagttggtaagagttgggacattgctagaagaatattcaatggacctcaaagggaacccttcgacgACAGAAAGTTCATGTCTCTGATttatgatctaagggaggtaaaccctgatgaggatttatttatgcatgcccttTCTCTTGAATTATGATACATTACAGTTGccactacaccatatatggtCTACTGCAACATCCTAAAGCGATGTTGCCACTTGAAATGTAGCCTTAGGTGGCCGAAATTGGAAAAAAATGATGTATGGCAACATCGAGGCATGTTGTTGCCATTTATGTTGCCTTAGATGCTGGAGAAAACCTCAATGCCAACAAATCTCCCCCTGTTGCCTTAGAGACCTGAAAATTAACTCAAAAAAGTGGGGCAAAAGACCCGCCCTTTGTATTTTTTAACTGCCGCCCACTTATCCAAGTTATTCAACTTAGAGAAAAAACCCGCTCAACAAATAAAAATGTTAAGCTCTCTTTCTCTATTACCCAAAAATTATTCTATCTTCCATTCATATCTCTCTCTTATATTCATATTTCTCGCTTACACTAATATCTCTCCGGGCTCATCTCTCTCTCGACTCATCTCTCTCCTGGCTCATCTCTATCCGATCTTTTATATCTACGTTGTTCTCTCTTCGTCCATCTCAACTTAGAGGTAAACACATTCTTTCTTTTACTTCATCAGTTTAATTTGGGGTTTTACGAACcctaatttgttaaatttgttttagtttGTGTTCATCTCTTTGTGGTTATAATTAAAGCTGGGGATTTGATGAACCCTAATTATTCTGGGATTTTAGATATTTATGTTGGAGACTTACAAACCCTAATTTTGTGATTTACTTCATCGGTTTAATTTGGGGATGTGTTGATTTATAAATGTAAGTCTGTTTAACATATGTTGATTTTTCCGGGCATGTTCGTCCATAAACCTAATTTGTTAagtatatgttttaattttggGGGTTTTAGTCCTATACTAGTGCTCTGTTTTATTGGTTCCTTATGGCTGAGTCTCAACCCTTTAGGAAATCACTATTCCTTGGCTCAATGGAAGTGAATTAAATCTTCAATAGTTTCTAAAAGTCCGCATTGTTTTTCACATATatgcaaattttatatattcgaTTCAGCTTTGGATTTTATCTTTATAGGTCCTAGCATACAAAAATTGTTGTTTCAGATTTGAATTCTGCATTTGTTTTCTTAAAGGACCTGGTTGTTCATCAATTTACGGTGCAGCTGTTGAGTTGTGACCTCTTAGATTCGACAAAAATGGTGGCTTTAACTACAACCCCATTCTTggaaaaatttatatatgtttttgcattttctaaaatttatttatttttgttcagAAAGTTAAAATTGATCTGAAATTTGTATTGCAATGTCAAATACTATTACTCATGCAGAAGCGAATTTGCTCTTTGTGGAGTCTCTCAGTTGGAGTTGGTTTTTCCGATACTAATACATGATCCGATCTCGATATACTGGATGATTAATTTATTGGTAATTATTTATGCTTATAGGTGGGAGATATCTCCATCGATGATTATAAGTTATCTTACTATGTGATGTCTATTTATGTAGCGGAGGATACAAAGGTATCCACAATGGCAAAGCCCTGATTTTTATATATcacactacaccatagattggATATCGCAACCACTAAAAATAGTTGCCATATGACGAAAAAGCATTGCAGTAGAGTTTATTGCAAcagttttcaaaaaaatcaccgTTAACTTTGCTCCCGTTGGCATAGGGTACTTTATGCAATGATTTACACCTGTATTGCAACATGCTATTATCATTGCAACAACAACATATTGCAACAAAATTGTCCTATATAGCAATGGTACTTACTCATTGCAGTTGGTTGTGATTTTATTGCAACAAAGGATTGCAACACTTTCTTATAATTAAGCATTGCCATATACAACCTATGGCAACATCTTTTGTACCAAATGCATtgatatttaaatgattttcaattataaaattattctctaatgcaacattaaaaacatatattgcAACAGTctggttaaaaaaaaattgacatgaccattttcaaaatatagcaATCCACCAATAAAGGTTCAACAACACAATAAATCCCAAAAACAGTACTGAGACTGTTACCAGAAATTTTTCTTTCATTCAATTGCACACACCGGCTGATATTAGACGCACATCCATATGGCAGTCTAGCATTCATCAGCACTGAACAGAAgtcttccttttcttttctggtCATGTCAAAACAAGCTGCCCTAATTTCAAAGTGATTGTTATCAGCAGATTTCACAGGATGAAGAATCTTACGAATCCCCATCTCCTGCAAATCTAGACGAGCATTTAGATGGTCCTTTGTTCTGCCCCCAATGTTTAACAAAGTTCCTAAGATTTTATCGACGATGTTTTTCTCTATATGCATCACATCTAGATTATGTCTAATTAAATGATCACTCCAATACGGTAACTCAAAGAATATCGACTTTTTTTTCCAAGGACAATCTGCATCTTTTTTCTTACCTTTCAGCTTTCCAAAATTATTCCTAAATTTACCCAGAAGTCTAACAATGAAATTTCCGGATAAAGGTTCAGGACAAAGATTTGTTTCAACTTCCCCGTTAAATCTTTTGGTGTCAAATCTAAACTTGTGATCAGGAGGTAGGAATTTTCTGTGGCTCATGTAACAAACTTTACGGCTGTGCTTCAAATAGGTTGATGATGTTTCATAGTGACATTCGGGACAACCAAGGTATCCCTTTGTGGTCCAACCTGATAAAACCCCATACCCCGGAAAATCACTTATTGTCCATAACAGGCTCGCGTGCAAGGTAAAAGTGTTGTTAAAGTGGGCATCATATGTTTCTATACCAGTTTCCCACAACTCTTTTAACTCAGCTATAAGTGGCTGCAAATACACATCTATTTCATTACCAGGCTGTGTAGGACCAGGGATCAGAGTTGAAAGAATTATATTCTCAGGTTTCATAATCAACCAAGGTggtaaattataattaactaGCATCACAGGCCAAGTACTGTGAGATATACTCATAGTACGGTAAGGATTAAACCCATCTGCCGCTAACCCCAACCTAACATTTCGATTTTCTTGAGCAAATTTTGGATGACTTGCATCCATTGACTTCCAGCCCTTGGCATCGGCAGGATGTCTTAACTTTCCATCATTTATTCGGCCCGTTGCGTGCCAAGTCATGAGTTCAGAATATTCTTTAGACAAGAACATTCTTTGTAACCTAGGTTTCAACGGAAAGTATCTCACAACTTTGGCAGGGACTTTATATTGTTTCCTATCATCCTTCtctaatatatcatttttatcattatctACAGCTTTCCATCTTGAAACTCCACACACTTTGCATATATTTTCATCTTTATTTTTAGCCCAATATAGCATGCAATCGTTAGGACATGCATGTATCTTCTCATAATCAAGGCCTAATTCTTTAATCATCCCCTTCGCAGCACTAAAAGAAGGAGGCAAATTTGAGTTGGGGAAGGCCTCTTTTATCAGCTCAAGTATTGCACTAAAGGCTGACTCGGTAAATCCACAAGTGCACTTCAACATGTAAAGTTTAACTACAAAACTTAAACGAGTAAAAGTTTTCGACCCCGGATACAAAGGTTGTTTGCCCTCCTCCACTagcctataaaaattaattgcatCTTTGTTCATCTGATTTTTACCACTAGTGTCAATgtcatttttatatgaattacggatcatctcatcaaaatcatccCCCAAACCAAACCCCCCCTGATCACACTCCATATCATCACTAGTATCACTGATTTTCTTGAACTTAGAAGTTGAAATCTCATATATCCAGTTGACAAACTCTGGATATGGCCCCTGACATATAAGATGATCTTGAACGACATCGCGTGAGTGCCAGAACCGATTAATACATTTCTTACAAGGGCACCTAAGTTCAGTTCCTACACCAAAATTTGCAAAACCATTCGACACAAAATCTTTCACCCCTCTTATATATTCTTCACTATACTTTGGAAGTAATGCCCAATTCATCACTGAATTTCTACACAGGTGCAAagagaaacaaacaaaaatttaataaactcCTATAAAAATAACTAAACCCCTGTAAGTTAACATTTCACTGTCATGTATAAATTTTGCACTCAAATATGGGTGAATATATGTTTTAGGAACTACAAGAGCATGTGAACAGCAGTAAAGTAGCCTAAACAGGACACAAATTCTAATATTTGAAAAGTAATTAAACCAATTTCAACTTAAACAAAGCATATGAACATAAACCCAACTCTTACATATGAACCCACTTAAAAACAATAACACCAAATTAATCAAAAACCTAATTAAACCCCTAAATTAACATACACAGATTAACCCCTAAATTAACATACACACATTATGTAACCCATAAATTAAGAAGATAACCCAGAAGATACACACAAACTTAATTAACAGCAAATATACAAATTAAACACGATAAAATACATATACACATGCACTCAATCAAACAGAGTATAGGTTATTTGAGAAAAATGAGAGTATAGGGTAGTGTACCTTCTCTCTCGCCTTCTTTATATTCTCTTTCGCCTTCTTCTCGATGGATCGCCTTCTCCCTTCTCTATCTTGCCTTCTCTTCGATGAGAGTATATGT of Daucus carota subsp. sativus chromosome 3, DH1 v3.0, whole genome shotgun sequence contains these proteins:
- the LOC108203331 gene encoding uncharacterized protein LOC108203331, with amino-acid sequence MNWALLPKYSEEYIRGVKDFVSNGFANFGVGTELRCPCKKCINRFWHSRDVVQDHLICQGPYPEFVNWIYEISTSKFKKISDTSDDMECDQGGFGLGDDFDEMIRNSYKNDIDTSGKNQMNKDAINFYRLVEEGKQPLYPGSKTFTRLSFVVKLYMLKCTCGFTESAFSAILELIKEAFPNSNLPPSFSAAKGMIKELGLDYEKIHACPNDCMLYWAKNKDENICKVCGVSRWKAVDNDKNDILEKDDRKQYKVPAKVVRYFPLKPRLQRMFLSKEYSELMTWHATGRINDGKLRHPADAKGWKSMDASHPKFAQENRNVRLGLAADGFNPYRTMSISHSTWPVMLVNYNLPPWLIMKPENIILSTLIPGPTQPGNEIDVYLQPLIAELKELWETGIETYDAHFNNTFTLHASLLWTISDFPGYGVLSGWTTKGYLGCPECHYETSSTYLKHSRKVCYMSHRKFLPPDHKFRFDTKRFNGEVETNLCPEPLSGNFIVRLLGKFRNNFGKLKGKKKDADCPWKKKSIFFELPYWSDHLIRHNLDVMHIEKNIVDKILGTLLNIGGRTKDHLNARLDLQEMGIRKILHPVKSADNNHFEIRAACFDMTRKEKEDFCSVLMNARLPYGCASNISRCVQLNERKISGNSLSTVFGIYCVVEPLLVDCYILKMVMSIFF